A portion of the Streptomyces coeruleoprunus genome contains these proteins:
- a CDS encoding flavin-dependent oxidoreductase → MTQDTPGAAAHTDPDILVAGGGIAGLTAALALHTAGFGRVTVVEAARELHHVGAGLNLMPNAVRELDALGLLDRLETDAVRTRELRYYHRSGALIAREERGLRAGHRWPQLSVHRGHLQRVLTDAVRERLGPGALVAGVRVAAVDQLPGGRPRVHLEHRDATGRSLAAVEPDVLVGADGIRSAVRAALHPDEGEPPWNGMLVWRGVSRMDARRTGSFMFIAGDDRQKAVVYPMTEPSLRRPEVLVNWALAMPADAVDERFLGDWNRPVPVSRFLPHYEGWEFGGVSVPEVLRAADGAYEYPMVDREPLTCWTHGRTTLIGDAAHAMYPIGSNGATQSIVDARALAYALAVHPDPADALLAYESGRRPAMTELQHANRRLGPEVVINLAHERAPGGFTDIDRVIPPDERRAIAARYATAGAFDAETVNQGSPYDAPVRAPRPAGAAR, encoded by the coding sequence ATGACCCAGGACACCCCCGGGGCCGCGGCCCACACCGACCCCGACATCCTCGTCGCGGGCGGCGGTATCGCCGGTCTCACGGCGGCCCTCGCCCTGCACACCGCCGGGTTCGGCCGCGTCACCGTCGTCGAGGCCGCCCGCGAGCTGCACCACGTCGGCGCCGGCCTCAACCTCATGCCCAACGCCGTCCGCGAACTCGACGCCCTCGGCCTCCTCGACCGGCTGGAGACCGACGCCGTCCGCACCCGCGAGCTGCGCTACTACCACCGCAGCGGCGCCCTCATCGCCCGCGAGGAGCGCGGCCTGCGGGCCGGCCACCGCTGGCCCCAGCTGTCCGTGCACCGCGGCCACCTCCAGCGCGTCCTCACCGACGCCGTCCGCGAACGGCTCGGCCCCGGCGCCCTCGTCGCCGGCGTGCGCGTCGCCGCCGTCGACCAGCTGCCCGGCGGCCGGCCCCGCGTCCACCTGGAGCACCGCGACGCCACCGGCCGCAGCCTCGCCGCCGTCGAACCCGACGTGCTGGTCGGCGCCGACGGCATCCGCTCCGCCGTCCGCGCCGCCCTCCACCCCGACGAGGGCGAACCCCCGTGGAACGGCATGCTCGTGTGGCGCGGCGTGTCCCGCATGGACGCCCGGCGCACCGGCTCGTTCATGTTCATCGCCGGCGACGACCGGCAGAAGGCCGTCGTCTACCCGATGACCGAGCCGTCCCTGCGCCGCCCCGAGGTGCTGGTCAACTGGGCGCTGGCCATGCCGGCCGACGCCGTCGACGAGCGCTTCCTCGGCGACTGGAACAGGCCCGTCCCCGTCAGCCGGTTCCTGCCCCACTACGAGGGCTGGGAGTTCGGCGGAGTCAGCGTCCCGGAGGTTCTGCGCGCGGCCGACGGCGCGTACGAATACCCCATGGTGGACCGCGAGCCGCTGACCTGCTGGACGCACGGCCGCACCACCCTGATCGGCGACGCCGCCCACGCCATGTACCCCATCGGCTCCAACGGCGCCACCCAGTCGATCGTCGACGCCCGCGCCCTCGCGTACGCGCTGGCCGTGCACCCCGACCCGGCCGACGCGCTCCTCGCGTACGAGTCGGGGCGCAGGCCCGCCATGACCGAGCTCCAGCACGCCAACCGGCGGCTCGGCCCCGAAGTCGTCATCAACCTGGCGCACGAACGGGCTCCCGGGGGCTTCACGGACATCGACCGGGTGATCCCGCCCGACGAGCGCCGCGCCATCGCCGCCCGGTACGCCACGGCCGGCGCGTTCGACGCGGAGACCGTCAACCAGGGCTCCCCGTACGACGCGCCCGTCCGCGCCCCACGTCCAGCAGGCGCCGCACGCTGA
- a CDS encoding monodechloroaminopyrrolnitrin synthase PrnB family protein, translating into MTLYELVEPGLVTCAEPRYRIAEIRAADPLGADALLAAVPAMNRDADVAALTVALRALVPELDRVDEWSVVDALAAMRDLGLLLGSLKRHGTEPLAAVPEALPVLQELGRRTDMVPRDTVHHYTTWNPLGRRRRTYTGAEMEAHLQDAVRMVFPALVAALDTCGRLARLEPYDPGFALALDRTAQHVQSMVDSIDFTVSHVTPEFFARTLRPYFEEIDIDGRAHLGPAAAQVPLWLVDLTLWQCDRSDPRYDAFLAESVPYSLPSWRAFHAAHRGGVSAVGKLAAALSWETAHRVPPRLTASALSLARVLRILKTFRARHLGIARKAYRDDLRLYEAGSGGAPVALLRTVLDLTRDNETLVRRALERPRTPAA; encoded by the coding sequence TTGACCCTGTACGAACTGGTCGAGCCCGGACTCGTCACCTGCGCCGAACCGCGCTACCGGATCGCCGAGATACGCGCCGCCGACCCGCTCGGCGCCGACGCCCTGCTCGCCGCCGTCCCCGCCATGAACCGGGACGCCGACGTCGCCGCGCTCACCGTCGCCCTGCGCGCCCTCGTCCCCGAACTCGACCGCGTGGACGAGTGGAGCGTCGTCGACGCCCTCGCCGCGATGCGCGACCTCGGCCTGCTGCTCGGCTCCCTCAAGCGCCACGGCACCGAGCCGCTCGCCGCGGTCCCCGAAGCCCTGCCCGTCCTCCAGGAACTGGGCCGCCGCACCGACATGGTGCCCCGCGACACCGTGCACCACTACACCACCTGGAACCCGCTCGGCCGGCGCCGCCGCACCTACACCGGCGCCGAGATGGAGGCCCACCTCCAGGACGCCGTCCGCATGGTGTTCCCCGCGCTCGTCGCCGCCCTGGACACCTGCGGCCGGCTGGCCCGCCTCGAACCGTACGACCCCGGATTCGCCCTCGCCCTGGACCGCACCGCACAGCACGTCCAGTCCATGGTCGACTCCATCGACTTCACCGTCTCGCACGTCACGCCCGAGTTCTTCGCCCGCACCCTGCGCCCCTACTTCGAGGAGATCGACATCGACGGGCGCGCCCACCTCGGCCCCGCCGCCGCCCAGGTGCCGCTCTGGCTGGTCGACCTGACGCTCTGGCAGTGCGACCGCTCCGACCCGCGCTACGACGCGTTCCTCGCCGAGTCCGTCCCGTACAGCCTGCCGTCCTGGCGGGCCTTCCACGCCGCCCACCGCGGCGGCGTCTCCGCCGTCGGCAAGCTCGCCGCGGCCCTCAGCTGGGAGACCGCCCACCGCGTCCCGCCCCGGCTCACCGCCTCCGCCCTCTCCCTGGCCCGGGTCCTGCGGATCCTCAAGACGTTCCGCGCCCGCCACCTCGGCATCGCCCGCAAGGCGTACCGCGACGACCTGCGCCTGTACGAGGCGGGCAGCGGCGGCGCCCCCGTGGCGCTGCTGCGCACCGTCCTGGACCTGACCCGCGACAACGAGACGCTGGTGCGCCGGGCCCTGGAACGCCCCCGCACCCCCGCCGCGTGA
- the bla gene encoding class A beta-lactamase, whose product MPVRSIGAHPTRRTVLATGAGAALAALTAATPAHATPAAPVTQRLRALEREHGARLGAYAHDTATGRTVAYRADERFPMCSLFKTIGAAAVLRDLDRKGEFLARRIRYTEDYVKRSGWSPITGEEGNLARGMTVEELCACSITHSDNTAANLLLRELGGPTAITRFSRSIGDTVTRLDRWEPELNSAEPWRETDTTTPRAIGRTYARLVLGDALAPGDRRTLTDWLLANTTSKNRFRAGLPADWTLADKTGGGSYGGNNDAGIAWPPGRPPVVLAVMTTKPDQDAASDDPLVASTAKILADAMS is encoded by the coding sequence ATGCCTGTGCGATCCATCGGAGCCCACCCGACGCGCCGGACGGTCCTCGCCACCGGAGCAGGAGCGGCCCTCGCCGCGTTGACCGCGGCGACCCCGGCGCACGCCACCCCGGCCGCGCCGGTCACCCAGCGGCTGCGCGCCCTGGAGCGCGAGCACGGCGCACGGCTCGGCGCCTACGCCCACGACACGGCCACCGGCCGCACGGTGGCGTACCGGGCGGACGAACGCTTCCCGATGTGCTCCCTGTTCAAGACCATCGGCGCGGCCGCCGTGCTGAGGGACCTGGACCGCAAGGGCGAATTCCTGGCCCGCCGCATCCGCTACACCGAGGACTACGTGAAGCGCTCCGGCTGGTCCCCGATCACCGGCGAGGAGGGGAACCTCGCCCGGGGCATGACGGTCGAGGAGCTGTGCGCCTGCTCCATCACCCACAGCGACAACACCGCCGCCAACCTCCTCCTGCGCGAACTCGGCGGCCCCACCGCCATCACCCGCTTCAGCCGCTCCATCGGCGACACCGTCACCCGCCTCGACCGCTGGGAGCCCGAGCTCAACTCGGCCGAGCCGTGGCGCGAGACGGACACCACCACGCCCCGCGCCATCGGCCGGACCTACGCCCGTCTGGTCCTCGGTGACGCGCTCGCCCCCGGCGACCGCCGGACGCTCACCGACTGGCTCCTCGCCAACACCACCAGCAAGAACCGCTTCCGCGCCGGCCTGCCCGCCGACTGGACCCTCGCCGACAAGACCGGCGGCGGCAGCTACGGCGGCAACAACGACGCGGGCATCGCCTGGCCGCCCGGCCGCCCGCCGGTCGTCCTGGCGGTGATGACCACCAAGCCCGACCAGGACGCCGCGTCCGACGACCCCCTGGTCGCGAGCACGGCGAAGATCCTGGCGGACGCCATGAGCTGA
- a CDS encoding MFS transporter, producing MSTSRTPRAALALLASTQLLLITDTAIVNVAVPSIGADLGTGSAGLSWVANAYLIAFGGLLLLAGRAADQLGHRRLFLTGLALLAAASAAGGLAPTAGWLVAARAAQGAGAALAGAAAFALLLILFPDGPQRHRALGAFAAMGGLGGVLGTVLGGVLTDLLGWRSTFWLNVALALVLGVLAPRLLDGTTRAPAPGFDLPGAITATAGLGLVAYALVDRGPLAGAAGLALLALFAFLETRAAHPLVPPAVWRRPALRLANGLAALAQMALFPMFFLVSLYLQSVLGHTPLTGGLGLLPLSLVVVATAPQTGRLIARIGLTRTTVLGFTLLFAGLVWLALALSAGGTFATTVLAPSLLLGVALPLVMVTTNVAATAEATPEETGLASGLVNTSQQFGSVLGLAVLVAVATARTGTAATPLAQTSGFRTALLTGAVFAAVAALLSARLRLPSPELSIPFEQGGTPSASAATPRQDRVGDTR from the coding sequence GTGAGCACGAGCCGGACCCCTCGGGCGGCGCTCGCGCTGCTCGCCTCCACCCAGTTGCTGCTGATCACCGACACGGCGATCGTCAACGTCGCCGTGCCCTCGATCGGCGCGGACCTCGGCACCGGCTCCGCGGGGCTGTCCTGGGTGGCCAACGCCTACCTCATCGCCTTCGGCGGGCTGCTCCTCCTGGCCGGCCGCGCCGCCGACCAGCTGGGCCACCGGCGGCTGTTCCTCACCGGGCTCGCCCTGCTCGCCGCCGCCTCCGCCGCCGGCGGCCTCGCCCCGACGGCCGGCTGGCTCGTCGCCGCGCGCGCCGCGCAGGGCGCCGGGGCGGCGCTCGCCGGGGCCGCCGCGTTCGCCCTGCTCCTCATCCTCTTCCCGGACGGGCCCCAGCGGCACCGGGCGCTCGGCGCGTTCGCCGCGATGGGCGGCCTCGGCGGCGTCCTCGGCACCGTCCTCGGCGGTGTCCTCACCGATCTGCTCGGCTGGCGCTCCACGTTCTGGCTCAACGTCGCCCTCGCCCTGGTCCTCGGCGTCCTCGCCCCGCGCCTCCTCGACGGCACCACCCGCGCCCCCGCGCCCGGCTTCGACCTGCCCGGGGCGATCACCGCCACCGCGGGCCTCGGCCTCGTGGCGTACGCCCTCGTCGACCGCGGCCCGCTCGCCGGCGCCGCGGGACTCGCCCTCCTCGCCCTGTTCGCCTTCCTGGAGACCCGGGCCGCCCACCCGCTCGTCCCGCCCGCGGTGTGGCGGCGGCCCGCGCTGCGCCTGGCCAACGGGCTCGCCGCCCTGGCCCAGATGGCGCTGTTCCCCATGTTCTTCCTGGTCAGCCTGTACCTCCAGAGCGTGCTCGGGCACACCCCGCTGACCGGCGGGCTCGGCCTGCTGCCGCTGTCGCTGGTCGTCGTCGCCACCGCCCCGCAGACCGGCCGGCTCATCGCCCGCATCGGCCTCACCCGGACGACCGTCCTCGGCTTCACCCTGCTGTTCGCCGGCCTCGTCTGGCTGGCCCTCGCGCTCTCCGCCGGCGGCACCTTCGCCACCACTGTCCTCGCGCCCAGCCTCCTGCTGGGCGTCGCCCTGCCGCTGGTCATGGTCACCACCAACGTGGCCGCCACGGCCGAGGCCACCCCCGAGGAGACCGGCCTCGCCTCCGGACTGGTCAACACCAGCCAGCAGTTCGGCTCCGTCCTGGGCCTCGCCGTCCTCGTGGCCGTCGCCACCGCGCGCACCGGCACGGCGGCGACCCCGCTCGCCCAGACCAGTGGCTTCCGTACGGCGCTGCTCACCGGCGCCGTCTTCGCGGCGGTGGCCGCCCTGCTCTCCGCACGGCTGCGCCTGCCCTCCCCCGAGCTCTCCATCCCCTTCGAGCAGGGGGGAACCCCATCCGCATCGGCGGCGACCCCGCGCCAGGACCGGGTGGGCGACACGCGGTGA
- the glgP gene encoding alpha-glucan family phosphorylase, which translates to MKAIRRFTVRPVLPDPLRPLSDLARNLRWSWHAETRELFQAVDPEGWRAAGGDPVRLLGSVSAARLAELAKDRRFLRRLSAAADDLDDYLGGRRWYQNQSAKGGAEPPAAIAYFSPEFGVTAALPQYSGGLGILAGDHLKAASDLGVPLIGVGLLYRHGYFRQSLSRDGWQQEHYPLLDPNELPLTLLRRPDSTPVRISLALPGGRSLGAHVWVAQVGRVPLLMLDSDVEENGPGERNVTDRLYGGGSEHRLLQEMLLGIGGVRAVRAYCALTGHPDPEVFHTNEGHAGFLGLERIRELTDGGTDFDVALEAVRAGTVFTTHTPVPAGIDRFDRDLVARHFGPGAELPGVDVGRVLQLGRETYPGGEPGLFNMAVMGLRLARRANGVSTLHGAVSRSMFAGLWPGFDAEEVPITSITNGVHAPTWVAPEVFRLGAKQIGTQRAEDALSVGGSQRWDAVAEISDAAIWELRRELREQLVTEVRTRLRASWRERGAGAAELGWIDGVLDPDILTIGFARRVPSYKRLTLMLRDRDRLRALLLHPERPVQIVVAGKAHPADDGGKRLVQELVRFADDPRVRHRIVFLPDYGMAMAQKLYPGCDVWLNNPLRPLEACGTSGMKAALNGCLNLSVRDGWWDEWYDPDFGWAIPTADGPTTDEDRRDDLEAHALYELIEHRVAPRFYERGANGLPDRWIEMVRRTLTTLGPKVLAGRMVREYVERLYTPAALAHRSLDPDSAAELAGWKSRVRTAWPGVTVDHVEVDEASGVAELGSTLALRVRVALGDLSPEDVEVQAVAGRVDAHDGLGEARTFPLKPSGGPDQQGRWVYEGPLTLDRTGPFGYTVRVLPAHRLLASGADLGLVALPTESAGEGAGVLLR; encoded by the coding sequence GTGAAGGCAATCCGTCGATTCACCGTGCGCCCCGTCCTCCCCGACCCGCTGCGCCCGCTCAGCGACCTCGCGCGCAACCTGCGCTGGTCCTGGCACGCCGAGACCCGTGAGCTGTTCCAGGCCGTCGACCCCGAGGGGTGGCGGGCGGCCGGCGGCGACCCGGTACGGCTGCTCGGCTCCGTCTCGGCCGCCCGGCTCGCCGAACTGGCCAAGGACCGCCGCTTCCTGCGCCGGCTGTCCGCCGCCGCCGACGACCTGGACGACTACCTGGGCGGGCGCAGGTGGTACCAGAACCAGTCCGCCAAGGGCGGTGCCGAGCCGCCCGCCGCCATCGCCTACTTCTCGCCCGAGTTCGGCGTCACCGCCGCCCTGCCCCAGTACTCCGGCGGCCTCGGCATCCTCGCCGGCGACCACCTGAAGGCCGCCAGCGACCTCGGCGTCCCCCTCATCGGCGTCGGGCTCCTCTACCGGCACGGCTACTTCCGCCAGTCCCTCTCCCGCGACGGCTGGCAGCAGGAGCACTACCCGCTGCTCGACCCCAACGAGCTGCCGCTCACCCTGCTGCGCCGCCCCGATTCCACCCCCGTCCGGATCTCCCTCGCCCTGCCCGGCGGCCGCTCCCTGGGCGCCCACGTCTGGGTGGCGCAGGTCGGCCGGGTCCCGCTGCTGATGCTCGACTCGGACGTCGAGGAGAACGGCCCCGGCGAGCGCAACGTCACCGACCGGCTCTACGGCGGGGGCAGCGAACACCGGCTCCTCCAGGAGATGCTGCTGGGGATAGGAGGGGTACGGGCGGTACGCGCCTACTGCGCGCTCACCGGCCACCCCGACCCCGAGGTGTTCCACACCAACGAGGGCCACGCCGGCTTCCTCGGTCTGGAGCGCATCCGCGAACTGACCGACGGGGGCACCGACTTCGACGTCGCCCTGGAGGCCGTACGCGCCGGGACCGTGTTCACCACGCACACGCCCGTCCCGGCCGGCATCGACCGCTTCGACCGCGACCTCGTGGCCCGCCACTTCGGACCCGGCGCCGAGCTGCCCGGCGTGGACGTCGGCCGCGTCCTCCAGCTCGGCCGCGAGACCTACCCGGGTGGTGAGCCGGGCCTGTTCAACATGGCCGTCATGGGGCTGCGCCTCGCCCGGCGCGCGAACGGCGTGTCCACCCTGCACGGTGCCGTCAGCCGTTCCATGTTCGCGGGCCTGTGGCCGGGCTTCGACGCCGAGGAGGTGCCCATCACCTCCATCACCAACGGCGTCCACGCCCCCACCTGGGTGGCGCCCGAGGTGTTCCGGCTCGGCGCCAAGCAGATCGGCACCCAGCGCGCCGAGGACGCCCTGAGCGTCGGCGGCTCCCAGCGCTGGGACGCCGTCGCCGAGATCTCCGACGCCGCCATCTGGGAACTCCGCCGCGAGCTGCGCGAGCAGCTGGTGACCGAGGTCCGCACCCGGCTGCGCGCCTCCTGGCGGGAGCGCGGCGCCGGCGCCGCCGAACTGGGCTGGATCGACGGGGTCCTCGACCCCGACATCCTCACCATCGGCTTCGCCCGGCGCGTCCCCTCCTACAAGCGGCTCACCCTGATGCTGCGCGACCGGGACCGGCTGCGCGCGCTGCTGCTGCACCCCGAGCGGCCGGTGCAGATCGTCGTCGCGGGCAAGGCCCACCCGGCCGACGACGGCGGCAAGCGGCTGGTGCAGGAGCTGGTCCGGTTCGCCGACGACCCGCGCGTGCGCCACCGCATCGTCTTCCTGCCCGACTACGGGATGGCCATGGCGCAGAAGCTCTACCCGGGCTGCGACGTCTGGCTGAACAACCCGCTGCGGCCCCTGGAGGCCTGCGGCACCAGCGGGATGAAGGCCGCGCTGAACGGCTGCCTCAACCTGTCCGTACGGGACGGCTGGTGGGACGAGTGGTACGACCCGGACTTCGGCTGGGCCATCCCCACCGCCGACGGGCCGACCACGGACGAGGACCGCCGCGACGACCTGGAGGCGCACGCGCTGTACGAGCTGATCGAGCACCGGGTCGCGCCGCGCTTCTACGAGCGGGGCGCCAACGGGCTGCCGGACCGGTGGATCGAGATGGTCCGCCGCACCCTCACCACGCTGGGGCCGAAGGTCCTGGCGGGGCGGATGGTGCGGGAGTACGTGGAGCGGCTCTACACGCCGGCCGCGCTCGCCCACCGGTCGCTGGACCCGGACTCGGCCGCCGAGCTGGCCGGCTGGAAGTCCCGGGTGCGCACGGCGTGGCCGGGCGTGACGGTCGATCACGTCGAGGTGGACGAGGCCAGCGGGGTCGCCGAGCTGGGCTCCACGCTGGCGCTGCGGGTGCGGGTCGCGCTGGGCGACCTGAGCCCGGAGGACGTGGAGGTGCAGGCGGTCGCCGGGCGGGTGGACGCCCATGACGGGCTGGGCGAGGCCCGGACGTTCCCGCTGAAGCCGTCGGGCGGCCCGGACCAGCAGGGCCGCTGGGTGTACGAGGGCCCGCTCACCCTGGACCGCACCGGACCGTTCGGCTACACCGTGCGGGTCCTGCCGGCCCACCGCCTGCTGGCGTCGGGCGCCGACCTGGGCCTGGTCGCCCTCCCGACGGAGTCGGCGGGCGAGGGCGCGGGCGTCCTGCTGCGCTGA
- a CDS encoding M4 family metallopeptidase, with translation MRSTPSRRATATGALIAAAAMLAVGVQTGSATADDGWAPVAPKGQAAGQADPGSLPADLSPAQRTALIRAADASKADTARELGLGAQEKLVVRDVVQDRDGTTHTRYERTYAGLPVLGGDLVVAETKAGQTRGVSKASRAELKNVDTSADVAPAKAEAQALTAAKAEGSRATKADRAPRKVVWLAQGKPVLAYETVVGGLQHDGTPNELHVVTDATTGAKLFEWQAVHNGTGNTMYSGQVTLGTAPSYTLTDTTRGNHKTYNLNRGTSGTGTLFSGSDDIWGDGTPSNMETAGADAHYGAALTWDYFKNVHGRSGIRGDGVGAYSRVHYGNNYVNAFWSDSCFCMTYGDGSGNAKPLTSIDVAAHEMTHGVTSNTAKLVYSGESGGLNEATSDIFAAAVEFHANNSKDLGDYLVGEKIDIRGNGTPLRYMDKPSKDGSSKDYWYSGIGGIDVHYSSGPANHWFYLLSEGSGTKTINGVTYDSPTSDGLPVTGIGRDKAALIWYKALTTKFTSTTNYAGARTGTVAAATELYGAGSAEVKAVEHAWAGINVGSRPGGGDPGTGKVFENTADVSIPDNGAAVTSSVAVTGVTGNAPATLKVGVDIVHTWRGDLVIDLIAPDGTAYRMKNSSGSDSADNVQETYTVDASSEVANGTWKLRVQDVAAYDTGYINSFKLTFP, from the coding sequence GTGAGATCCACGCCAAGCCGTCGTGCCACCGCCACGGGCGCGCTGATCGCCGCCGCCGCCATGCTCGCCGTGGGCGTGCAGACCGGCTCCGCCACCGCCGACGACGGATGGGCCCCGGTGGCCCCGAAGGGCCAGGCCGCCGGCCAGGCCGACCCCGGCTCCCTGCCCGCCGACCTCTCCCCCGCCCAGCGCACCGCGCTCATACGCGCGGCCGACGCGTCCAAGGCGGACACCGCCAGGGAACTCGGCCTCGGCGCCCAGGAGAAGCTCGTCGTCCGGGACGTCGTCCAGGACCGCGACGGCACCACCCACACCCGCTACGAGCGCACCTACGCGGGACTCCCGGTGCTCGGCGGCGACCTCGTGGTCGCCGAGACCAAGGCGGGGCAGACCCGCGGCGTCAGCAAGGCGTCCCGCGCCGAGCTGAAGAACGTCGACACCAGCGCGGACGTCGCCCCGGCCAAGGCCGAGGCGCAGGCCCTGACCGCCGCGAAGGCCGAGGGCTCCCGGGCCACGAAGGCCGACCGCGCCCCGCGCAAGGTCGTGTGGCTCGCCCAGGGCAAGCCGGTCCTCGCGTACGAGACGGTCGTCGGCGGCCTCCAGCACGACGGCACCCCGAACGAGCTGCACGTCGTCACCGACGCCACCACCGGCGCCAAGCTGTTCGAGTGGCAGGCCGTGCACAACGGCACCGGCAACACCATGTACAGCGGCCAGGTCACGCTGGGCACGGCGCCCTCGTACACGCTGACCGACACGACCCGCGGCAACCACAAGACGTACAACCTCAACCGCGGCACCTCCGGCACCGGGACGCTGTTCTCCGGCTCCGACGACATCTGGGGCGACGGCACCCCGTCCAACATGGAGACCGCGGGCGCCGACGCCCACTACGGTGCCGCCCTCACCTGGGACTACTTCAAGAACGTGCACGGCCGCAGCGGCATCCGCGGCGACGGCGTCGGCGCGTACTCGCGCGTCCACTACGGCAACAACTACGTCAACGCGTTCTGGAGCGACTCCTGCTTCTGCATGACGTACGGCGACGGCTCGGGCAACGCCAAGCCGCTCACCTCCATCGACGTCGCCGCGCACGAGATGACCCACGGCGTCACCTCCAACACCGCGAAGCTCGTCTACAGCGGCGAGTCCGGCGGCCTGAACGAGGCGACCTCCGACATCTTCGCCGCCGCCGTCGAGTTCCACGCCAACAACTCCAAGGACCTCGGCGACTACCTCGTCGGCGAGAAGATCGACATCCGGGGCAACGGCACCCCGCTGCGCTACATGGACAAGCCGAGCAAGGACGGCTCGTCCAAGGACTACTGGTACTCCGGGATCGGCGGCATCGACGTCCACTACTCCTCGGGCCCGGCGAACCACTGGTTCTACCTGCTCTCCGAGGGCAGCGGCACCAAGACCATCAACGGCGTGACCTACGACTCGCCCACCTCCGACGGCCTGCCCGTCACCGGCATCGGCCGCGACAAGGCCGCGCTGATCTGGTACAAGGCGCTCACCACCAAGTTCACCTCGACGACCAACTACGCGGGCGCCCGCACCGGCACCGTCGCGGCCGCCACCGAGCTGTACGGCGCCGGCAGCGCCGAGGTCAAGGCCGTGGAGCACGCCTGGGCCGGCATCAACGTCGGTTCCCGCCCGGGCGGCGGCGACCCCGGCACCGGCAAGGTCTTCGAGAACACCGCGGACGTCAGCATCCCCGACAACGGCGCGGCCGTCACCTCGTCCGTCGCCGTCACCGGCGTCACGGGCAACGCCCCCGCCACGCTGAAGGTCGGCGTCGACATCGTCCACACCTGGCGCGGTGACCTGGTGATCGACCTGATCGCGCCGGACGGCACGGCGTACCGGATGAAGAACTCCAGCGGCAGCGACTCCGCCGACAACGTCCAGGAGACGTACACCGTCGACGCGTCCAGCGAGGTCGCCAACGGCACCTGGAAGCTCCGCGTCCAGGACGTCGCGGCGTACGACACCGGCTACATCAACAGCTTCAAGCTGACCTTCCCGTAA
- a CDS encoding cytochrome P450, with translation MAPTASPPPHAWTNRRAPGCPFDPPPGRHRLLETAPLSRVTLWNGATAWLVVRHEDQVALLRDRRISADDRHPAYPSVSAAQDATRDHNRTFITMDEPEHNRRRRKFIRDFTVGHVERLRPRVGRIAAGLLDTLERSGPPADLVAAYALPLPTMVICELLGVPYEDRGFFQRANAVVVDTRSTPEAALDASRRLTAYLGDLVGRKAEEPGDDLLSRLAAGPGTREECAREARLLLAAGQETTTSMIAVGVCALLRHPDQLAVVRDGDPEQVAWAVEELLRYLSVTHLGRRRVATADIEIHGRVVRAGEAVICANDIGNRDPAAFPDPDRLDVRRRARRHLTFGSGPHQCLGQNLARVELQVAYPALFRRLPGLRLARPLTDLAFRTERFVYGIQELPVVW, from the coding sequence ATGGCCCCGACCGCCTCCCCTCCTCCGCACGCCTGGACGAACCGGCGCGCTCCCGGCTGCCCCTTCGACCCACCGCCCGGACGGCACCGCCTCCTGGAGACGGCACCCCTGTCGCGGGTCACGCTGTGGAACGGCGCGACGGCCTGGCTCGTGGTGCGCCACGAGGACCAGGTCGCGCTGTTGCGGGACCGGCGCATCAGCGCGGACGACCGCCACCCGGCGTACCCGAGCGTCAGTGCGGCACAGGACGCGACCCGCGACCACAACCGGACGTTCATCACGATGGACGAGCCCGAACACAACCGTCGGCGGCGGAAGTTCATCCGCGACTTCACCGTCGGGCACGTCGAGCGGCTGCGTCCGCGCGTCGGGCGCATCGCCGCCGGACTGCTCGACACCCTGGAGCGATCCGGCCCGCCCGCCGACCTCGTCGCCGCGTACGCCCTGCCCCTGCCCACCATGGTCATCTGCGAGCTGCTGGGCGTCCCCTACGAGGACCGCGGGTTCTTCCAGCGGGCCAACGCCGTCGTCGTCGACACGCGCAGCACACCGGAGGCGGCGCTCGACGCGTCCCGCCGGCTGACCGCGTACCTCGGCGACCTGGTCGGGCGGAAGGCCGAGGAGCCCGGCGACGACCTGCTCAGCCGGCTCGCGGCCGGCCCGGGCACCCGCGAGGAGTGCGCCAGAGAGGCCAGGCTCCTCCTCGCGGCCGGGCAGGAGACCACCACCAGCATGATCGCGGTGGGGGTGTGCGCGCTGCTCCGCCACCCGGACCAGCTCGCCGTGGTCCGCGACGGCGACCCGGAACAGGTCGCGTGGGCCGTCGAGGAGCTGCTGCGGTACCTGTCGGTCACCCACCTCGGGCGGCGCCGGGTCGCGACCGCCGACATCGAGATCCACGGCCGGGTTGTCAGGGCCGGTGAGGCCGTCATCTGCGCCAACGACATCGGCAACCGGGACCCCGCCGCCTTCCCGGACCCGGACCGGCTGGACGTGCGCCGCCGGGCCCGCCGCCACCTGACGTTCGGCTCCGGGCCGCACCAGTGCCTGGGCCAGAACCTCGCCCGCGTCGAACTCCAGGTCGCCTACCCGGCGTTGTTCCGGCGCCTCCCCGGCCTGCGGCTCGCCCGGCCGCTCACGGACCTCGCCTTCCGCACCGAGCGGTTCGTGTACGGGATCCAGGAGCTTCCCGTCGTCTGGTGA